The genomic segment CTTTTTCTTGGATAGCGGTAGAGAACAAATgagaaatgaaaacaaaaataataaattttatttagcttcttttttcttaaaaaataaaagaaaacaataaaatttgtgGGAAACTTAAAAgacaatgaaaaagaaaataaaaagtatcttaatcatttcttttattttttatcatatttaattttatgttttattaacattaaatgttgtgatttatattaatttttatcaagttttaatatatatatatatatatataatataaaaataaaaattgagagaGGAGGAACAAAAAAGAACTTAGACTAATAATCCAAAAACACATTTATAGAATTACAACAGAACAAGAAAAACAATCAAACTTCCTAAGGTCACTGATAAAATCGAGATAATCTAACTTATATACTTATCATCAATAGATCTTACAATGACATGGTAGAATTCTCTCATTAGGAATAAGTATCTTTATCATTTCAATCATatacaactttattttaaatcattatacCAAAACAATTAGTAAAATTacatgaaaaaacaaaacaaaaagaaaaactacaGTAAGAAATGGTGTCTTGTGGTACAAGAAGGGCACCCAACACTCGCAACTTAGGGACTCATTATCAAGTGAGCGTCCAATGGTGTCATATAGTGTCCAATGTCAAAGACCGTTGGAGCTCACTAGAAGATGAGCTCTGAATGATGACCAAGTGTCTAACAATATGAACCCCTAGAGTTGATTGTGAATTGAGCGCTATCGATGAAACCGTAGCGTCTGATGCCTAGAACTCTCTATGTTTGATTTCAAAGCTGACATTCAATGCCTTGCCCACCTCGTCCAACGCCATCTCAAAAAATATCAAGGACTGTGAACATCTCAATTTGCTCAATTAGTACTCTTTCCACTTCAAAAGTTTAATTCTTGATATCAAATCAACTTTCAAGTgtaccaacaattctcaattgTTCAAACCCTAATTCTCATCTTCAATTTTTCCTAGTTTCATACAACAATCATTCATGCACATCGATATCTAACTTATAAttcattcaaaaatattttatccacATAAATTTTACATATCATATCAATTCAACAACTaaacaaaatatcatataattaaataaacaaaatatcatataattaaataattcaaagttATAGTTCTCAACCATTAtcacaagacaaaaatgaatttatttatttgagaaattaattgattagGAATTTTACTCTTGACACTAGAAATGTAACAGTATATTTGAATCTTAAAAAATTGGAGTTAGAATTATAGGAAAAGGAAACAAAGATTCTAGAGAAAGTTATGAAGATAAAGatagtttataaaatgattttgtttataatagAATTCTATTTATACCTAACGTCATTTAACagtaaaatgttaaaaaatttattttataaattctatTACTATTCTTAATCATTTTCTAGATTcccatataaaatatttcagaGTTTTATGTTTAAAGACATATTAGTATACAccttcaaatattatttattataataataattttacacacacacacatatatatatatatatatatatatatatatatatatattattacaagtATTTATTAcagaatttgtttttattacaaATGTTTATCGAATGATCAACAATAttcaagtttttttaatttagtttattctctgttttaatttcttatttttccgttatttttttaagtatgcATTGTATAACTAGTggcttaatttttaataaacatttaaaataaagaaataaaaaaaagcataCGTAAAGCATTACGTGGCGCTGAAAGGCGACCATAGAAAAATTCACACCTCTTCCTGTCGCCGTGTTCCATTGAGAGTCCGTTGTTCTGTCTTTCTCACTCAAATCTCAGTCACATACTCACCTCCTGCAAAAATCTCTTCCAAATTCCACACTTTCCCATTCCCAAACCCACCCTTTCTTCATGGCTTCCCTCAACCTTCTTCCCCACCCTCCAccctcttctttttcctcttcttcctttcaCAGGCTCCGATGCAACACCCTTCTTCTCGCGCCAAAACCTTTTCAGCGCAGACCTTCTTTTCTAGTCAAATCTGCTGTAGGTGTGGCTGAACCTGCTGCATATTCTTCTGGCTACGCCGGGGACACTTCTGATTCCATCTCCTCTCTGAAGCTCAATCTGCTGGTGAGTGCTGCCCTTTTACAGCATCTTATGATTCTGATTTTCGTTATGGTTATGTTTCTTATGCTTGAGTTGAGCATTAAATAAGTGCAGAGCGCTGTTTCTGGGCTGAATAGAGGTCTTGCTGCTAGTGAAGATGATCTGCGAAAGGCTGATGGTGCGGCTAAGGAACTTGAGGCTGCTGGGGGACTTGTGGATCTTTCCGTTGGTCTTGATAAATTGCAAGGAAGATGGAAACTCATATATAGCAGTGCATTCTCATCTCGAACTCTAGGTGGTAGTCGCCCTGGACCTCCCATTGGAAGACTCCTTCCCATAACTCTTGGACAGGTTTGTTCAGTTCCCAACCACATATGCTACTATTGTGGTTTCATTGCTTCTCGTATAGAACAGGGAACCTTTCAAGTTAAAAATGACACACAATTATTCTGATAAAACCCTTTGTCCCTCAAATTCTTAGTGTCAATTGTCAGTGTAATGATATAATTTTTGTGCTGACTGcgctctcttttctttttttccttgaaGAAATGTATCAATTTTGACTCAAACCCAAATTCTAGTCTAAGAGGTGGGGGTTGCTCCTGTTTATATCCATTATTTTTGCCTTATCTCTATGTCAATGTGAGGCCTAACACTGTACTTCCTCTTACCCGAGGATGTCTTGAATGGACTTTACAGTTTGAATACCCATCACTAGGATAGACATTTCTGAATTTACTTATGGCTCAATTCAACCCCAAAATTTATGCCAGTATAGGGTTACCCccatttatatacattttttttggtTAATCTCTTGTGGGGATCTCTAACAAAGATTGAGCAAGATGTTAGATTATAtcaaattatgatatatttttcttatttgttttcttgtttgtgCTGTGCATCTGCTTTTGTTTACAATCTCCGCAAGTTTTTTCTAATTACTAGTTATGTTATGCATAATATTTACagcattcatttttttttgtgttgataGGTTTTTCAACGAATTGACATCTTAAGCAAAGATTTTGATAACATAGTGGAGCTTCAGTTGGGTGCTCCATGGCCACTACCACCCCTTGAAGTAACAGCCACATTGGCTCACAAATTTGAACTTATAGgttggttttatttttcatgctttcgTTTATTATCTCTGTATATTTGTTGCAAGTTTTTCATGATTGCTTTCTACCAGTTGCCATATATGAGAATTGTTGTGTTGTTGTATTGTACAGTCTTAAGAGCTTTTCATGTTTTGTGGTTTTGCAAATGTGCCAGGATCTTCAAAGGTAAAGATAGTATTTGAGAAAACCACTGTGAAGACAACTGGGAATTTACAACAGGTGCCACAATTAGAGGTACCTCGAATTCCGGATGCATTGAGGCCTTCTTCCAATACAGGAAGTGGTGAATTTGAAGTTACATATCTTGACTCAGATACCCGCATCACAAGAGGGGACCGAGGCGAGCTAAGGGTCTTTGTGATTTCTTGAGTTTCTTCTGAATTCAACCTGAGTTTTTCATCTTCTTgccctttttttctttattcttgatAGTATTTATTAATAGTTTCCCAACATTGTAAACAAGAATATATGGACGGAAGTAAACCCCACTGTAACATGTATTTACGGATGGAACTAAACCCTTCTACGTAGTTCCAAGGAAACACGGTACTTTATgtttaaatgtaatatatttctttcttaaattaaaaaatccaGCTTAGATGTTAAGAATCATGGAGTatgcatttaattatttatattaatattggtTGTTATGTGATTCCTTGAATTCATTACAATTTgcatatcattttttttttgtataagaACGAGATTTTGGATGATGTTAAGAATATTAAAGTGAAGGTTGATGATGAAGATAAGATTTTGCTTCTTCTTAATGCATTGTCTAAAATGTCTAAGCACTTGTGTTTGGGAAGGAACAAGTTATTACTATGAATGAGGTTCAAATCTAAATGAGGACAATTAAGAAGTTATAATTGGATGAATTCCAAAAAGTTTAAATCATAAGCAGATAAAATATAGTTGGTGTTATAATTAACACAAGAGATATTACTAATATGAAAAATTGtacaaagaagaaagaaataagagaggaagaagatatGCATTTTTTCTTCTGATAATTTGTAGACATTATGGTTTTGTCTGATAATAACGAGTATGAAAGGATGTTGATGACATCGATTTCAAATACACAGAGGAGTTGAATCATGGACTTAGATTGCGCTTATCACAAGTTTCTTATAAAAGAGTtattttaaaccttaaaattaaaGGAAGAGGGTGCACTTCTTCTAGGAAACAATAAAAcctgtaaattaaattaaatatgtttaacgACTAGGAGAAGTTGTAAGATGTAAGGCATGTTTCATAATTCATTTCAGTTAACATGTTTGATCTTTTGCAAAGATGGACTCAATTGttaaagaagtaaaaagaaatggtcttaacattttttatgaCTCAATTGGGATTATTCCTGCTTCCATGACTAGTGAGATCATGGGAGAtagttaaattcattttaaaatcattataatttttttaattaatagacTTGTAGTGattattaatacaattatttttcttaatcaaaATGGTTTCATTGATAAAAAGAGTGTTAAAAATTGTATctatacacatttttttaatatatattttatataatgacAAATGACTGAGATTTTGCTATATTAACATAAATAAGATAACGagtttattcaaaaataatattttgctcACTATATTCCAAACTgtgtttattaattaatttaaacttttagtTGAACAgctaattttatatattagtattttttttatcaaaaataatatataatagaatattttatacacatattttctattttattttatctttaataatattttaaaaatttgatgttCCAGaccttaaaattattattattattattattatgtaacttatataacaatgaagaaaaaatattgaagGTAAACTACTTCACTGTTAAtctataatagaataattttttttcatgcaaATCTACGTTATCactttacaataaaattatttattttaatttatattaaacattacatatgagatataaaaaataatattacttatatttttatttaaataagtatataaaattaaaactgatataaatattaaatttaacttaacaaaataaatagtatAGTAAAAAATTCAGACTAACGGTAGCGCGTATGTTTTCCTAATTAcccataaaattattaaatattttcaaaaactgttttcttaattttacaCGAATTATTTGGTCATTGTTTATAACTTCGCCCGAGCTACAACAATACATGTTACTTTATTTAAAGTGGTTGCAGTTTAAAATGTAACATTGagcaaaaaaaattcaaatccaTATTCATCATCCCTATTTGAAATCATTATCAATACAATTAAGAAAGAATtgtaattacaaaaataatctgCCATAAAATAGTAAATGCAAAAATAAGGGTTTATTTTATGTCATTTCCATTTTGTCCCGTGAAAAGATAAATTGAAAGACATATAGACGTTGTAAACTGTAACGGCTacattttgtttgaaatttcaaaaccctcagttttttcttctttctctaccgaatattttcattttcttcgtC from the Vigna angularis cultivar LongXiaoDou No.4 chromosome 3, ASM1680809v1, whole genome shotgun sequence genome contains:
- the LOC108325086 gene encoding plastid-lipid-associated protein 6, chloroplastic, encoding MASLNLLPHPPPSSFSSSSFHRLRCNTLLLAPKPFQRRPSFLVKSAVGVAEPAAYSSGYAGDTSDSISSLKLNLLSAVSGLNRGLAASEDDLRKADGAAKELEAAGGLVDLSVGLDKLQGRWKLIYSSAFSSRTLGGSRPGPPIGRLLPITLGQVFQRIDILSKDFDNIVELQLGAPWPLPPLEVTATLAHKFELIGSSKVKIVFEKTTVKTTGNLQQVPQLEVPRIPDALRPSSNTGSGEFEVTYLDSDTRITRGDRGELRVFVIS